From the bacterium genome, the window CCCTCTTTAGGTAAATCGCTACGGATATCTTTTAGGTTATAGCTCATTCTAGTCACCCATCTTAATCATGAATTTGATGCGGCGGTCATTTTTGGTCTTCATATCGAGCATCGCTTGGGGAACCTCATCGAGCGAATAGTAGCCGGTGATGAGCGAAGTAAAGTCGAGCATCCCAACCGACATTAGCTTGAGCGTTGGTTTATACATGCCTAAGCTTCCGGCAGAGCCCATTAAATTGATCCCGCCGAAAACAAAACGATCGATATCCAGCCCATCGATTAACTTCTCATAAAAGGCTACCGCTGAGATTGTTCCGCAGGGATTGAGCAGGGTTAGGCTCTCCTTAAGAAGTTCAGTCGAACCGGATGCCTCAATCACGCAATCGACACCCTCCCCTTTGACCCCATCGGTTAGAGAAGTGTTCATAAGGTTCAATCCAACATCCACGCCAAGGTCAAGCGCCGCTTGAATTTTGAAGTCTTTCCTGCCTGCAATAATAACCTTAGCAGCGCCGGACAGCTTGGCGATTTTGGCGGCCATGATGCCGATTGGGCCGGTGCCAATAACCAATACCGTATCGCCTAGCTTTACTTTGCCCAATACCACCGAATACATCGCTGTGGCGGCAGGTTCGACCATCGCGCCGTTATCGAAGCTCACTTCATCCGGCAGTCGGAAGAGGTGTCTAGCAGGCATGAACATGTATTCGGCATACGCCCCATCCCAAGTATTGATGGTACCGACACATCGGAGACCAGCGCAGGCAAAGTATTGGCCCATGAGGCATTTGGAACACACGCCGCAGGAGACTGCCGTATCACCGACCACCCTATCTCCCGGTTTGAAAATCGAGACCCCTTCACCGACCTTATCAACCACCCCCGACCACTCATGTCCCGGGAGCATTGGGAACTTAATCGCGCCATTTTTGACGAACGAAAACTCACCGGAATAAATAGAATAATCCGTTCCGCAGATGCCGGAGCGCATAACCTTGCACCGAACCTCACCCGGCTTCGGCTCTGGGGTTTTAACCTCAGACACTCTTAATTGGAGAGGCGCTTCAATATAGGCTGCTTTCATTTCTTAACCTCAATATGTTCTGAAATAACTTCTTGAATGGTATCCCGAGGGCCGGTTAGGGCGCAAAGGTAGCTCTTGCATGTGACCTTCTCAACTCCCTTGCCGACTGCCGGGCTGTGATATTCCACTTCTCCGAATGGATAAACATCCGCCCCATAGAATAGCTGGACGGGACATGCAAATTCAACTGATTCGCCGAAAGGAGGATCGATATACCGGCCGTCCGGCTTTAGCTCGAAGCCTCGAATAATTAGCGAGGCAGAATCGACGCCCAATTCTCGATAATAACCGATAACACCCGTCAGGTCGTTGCCCTGAAATCCGACTTTGAACCGGTTCTTCATCGCATAACTCACCGGCACGTAACCGTGTTCATTCTCGCCAATCGCTCCCGTCGGGTCGCCGGGGTAGGTAACATAGTCCGAACCGCTTTTCTTGCCCACCATCACCGTTCCGCCCTGAGGGACTTGGATCAGGTCCCAAAACCCCAATTCCATCGGGCAATCCCCCTCAACCTCTAACGTCGTCGTCTCCTCATACCCGGCGGTCGCTATCTCCGGCTTCGTTGTAAACCGTCTTAGTCCTTCTGATGTGAATGCGCGGATTTCCCTCTTCGTCTTGAAGGGAATAGCCACGCCGGAAGCCAATACAGTAACCGCCCCGCTGTTCTGGAGCGTTATTGAGTCGGTTTCGGCTGTAAAGCTGTATTTCCCCGGATCGAAGCACACAGGAACGGTATAGGTTCCCCAAGGGTCGTTGGGGTCAGGAATAAAGAAATCAAACTCAGGCGCCAGCCACAACCGGTCACCCCCCGGATTATCCCACAGAGAAGCCCCCTGATTGAACTCACTATTAGTCCAAAACGCGTTATCAGCCTCATCCCCTGTCCAAACCCCAATCACCCGCCCATAAGAAGGCAATAAAGCCACCGAACCACCAGCCCCTGATGG encodes:
- a CDS encoding alcohol dehydrogenase catalytic domain-containing protein, which encodes MKAAYIEAPLQLRVSEVKTPEPKPGEVRCKVMRSGICGTDYSIYSGEFSFVKNGAIKFPMLPGHEWSGVVDKVGEGVSIFKPGDRVVGDTAVSCGVCSKCLMGQYFACAGLRCVGTINTWDGAYAEYMFMPARHLFRLPDEVSFDNGAMVEPAATAMYSVVLGKVKLGDTVLVIGTGPIGIMAAKIAKLSGAAKVIIAGRKDFKIQAALDLGVDVGLNLMNTSLTDGVKGEGVDCVIEASGSTELLKESLTLLNPCGTISAVAFYEKLIDGLDIDRFVFGGINLMGSAGSLGMYKPTLKLMSVGMLDFTSLITGYYSLDEVPQAMLDMKTKNDRRIKFMIKMGD